One genomic region from Rosa rugosa chromosome 1, drRosRugo1.1, whole genome shotgun sequence encodes:
- the LOC133746345 gene encoding uncharacterized protein LOC133746345, with the protein MSLPLARFVLPSRLFSEAATTGKRNGRLISTLKKRKFTSAATHRAQHKAGEEVLVVVGAGAAGVYGAIRAKTLAPNLNVVLIEKARPLAKVKVSGGGRCNVTNGHCIEAMMLAENYPRGHKELKGAFFNTHGPVDTMTWFSDHGVELKTEDDGRVFPVSNSSSTIIDCLMSESTRLGVSLQTGKAVITASPTDGGKFLLGIEKRTPSSVEYVEADYLLIASGNGKQGYSLASQLGHSIVDPVPSLFTFKIEDPQLADLSGITFPKVKAKLKTENAQRNIPQLTQVGPVLVTHWGFSGPAILRLSAWGACVLSCTGYKGTLILDFTPDVHIEDVKSILTQHKNKFVKQKVANSYPTEFGLVKRFWKYILGRQGLLGDILWASISKDSLVSIAHMLKHCDFSVKGKSQYKDEFVTAGGVPLSEISLNTMESKIQSRLFFAGEVLNVDGITGGFNFQNAWSGGYIAGTSIGKQAVSAKLCEANSVSNF; encoded by the exons ATGAGCCTCCCTTTGGCGCGCTTCGTCCTTCCCTCTAGGCTCTTCTCAGAAGCCGCAACTACCGGAAAACGTAACGGTCGTCTTATTTCAACcctcaagaaaaggaaatttacTTCAGCTGCCACCCACAGAGCTCAACACAAG GCAGGTGAAGAGGTATTGGTGGTAGTTGGAGCTGGAGCAGCTGGGGTTTATGGAGCAATTAGAGCTAAAACCCTGGCTCCTAATCTCAATGTGGTGCTCATTGAGAAAGCAAGGCCCCTAGCCAAG GTGAAAGTTTCTGGGGGAGGAAGGTGCAATGTGACAAATGGGCATTGTATTGAAGCCATG ATGTTGGCAGAAAATTATCCGAGGGGTCATAAAGAATTGAAAGGAGCGTTCTTCAACACGCACGGGCCGGTGGATACCATGACTTGGTTTTCTGACCATGGGGTGGAGCTGAAG ACTGAGGATGATGGAAGGGTGTTTCCTGTCAGCAACAGTTCGTCTACGATTATTGATTGTCTCATGTCTGAATCGACGCGGTTGGGAG TTTCTCTGCAGACCGGAAAAGCTGTGATAACTGCATCTCCTACTGATGGTGGAAAATTTCTTCTAGGCATTGAAAAGCGTACACCCAGTTCTGTTGAATATGTTGAAGCTGATTATCTTTTGATTGCCAGCGGTAATGGCAAGCAG GGTTACAGTCTTGCATCTCAGCTTGGTCATTCAATTGTCGATCCCGTACCAAGTCTATTTACTTTCAAGATTGAGGATCCACAGCTGGCCGACTTGTCAGGG ATTACATTCCCTAAAGTCAAGGCAAAGCTGAAAACAGAGAATGCCCAAAGGAATATACCACAGCTTACACAG GTTGGACCTGTGTTAGTCACACACTGGGGATTCAGTGGGCCAGCAATTCTTCGCTTATCTGCTTGGGGTGCCTGTGTTTTATCCTGTACAGGTTACAAAG GAACTCTTATTCTGGACTTTACACCTGATGTGCATATAGAAGATGTGAAATCAATCCTCACACAACACAAAAATAAGTTTGTG AAGCAAAAGGTAGCTAATTCATATCCTACAGAATTTGGCCTTGTGAAGAGATTTTGGAAATATATATTGGGTCGCCAG GGTTTACTTGGTGATATCTTGTGGGCATCCATCTCAAAGGACTCATTAGTTTCTATTGCTCATATGCTAAAGCACTGTGACTTTTCTGTTAAAGGAAAG AGTCAATATAAGGATGAATTTGTCACTGCTGGTGGTGTTCCACTTTCTGAG ATATCATTGAACACAATGGAAAGCAAAATACAGTCACGCCTATTCTTTGCAGGGGAG gTATTGAATGTTGATGGGATAACTGGTGGTTTCAATTTTCAG AATGCTTGGTCTGGGGGATATATTGCGGGAACTAGTATCGGTAAACAAGCGGTTAGTGCTAAACTCTGTGAGGCGAATTCAGTAAGCAATTTCTAG